In a genomic window of Quercus lobata isolate SW786 chromosome 4, ValleyOak3.0 Primary Assembly, whole genome shotgun sequence:
- the LOC115986254 gene encoding TMV resistance protein N-like codes for MGGIGKTTLARVVYHMVSKEFEARGFIEDVREKFEKYGCVKLQKKIIKKVLMEKNLKIEEECDGVLKIKNRLCRKRVLLVLDDVHEVKQLRMLAGERNWFGPGSRIIITTRDAHVLKAHRVNEIYEVKGLNDEDALQLLCLKALEKEHDLDDYIELSNHFLNYASGLPLSLEVLGSFLCGKSTVEWKNALERLQKFPNESILQVLEISFNGLQKSQKEIFLHIACFFNNQRKDYVLEILDILGLYPIIGLKELTDKSLLKIMDNDVVWMHDLLEEMGKNIVCQECLDYPGKRSRLWDYEDINEVLKKNKVRSYLENLSSFPIFMFNKFGS; via the coding sequence ATGGGAGGGATCGGTAAGACAACTCTTGCTAGAGTTGTTTATCATATGGTTTCTAAAGAATTTGAAGCTCGTGGTTTTATTGAGGATGTTAgggaaaagtttgaaaaatatggTTGTGTTAaactacaaaagaaaattattaaaaaagttttgatggaaaagaatttgaaaattgaagagGAGTGTGATGGAGTTCTCAAGATTAAGAATAGGTTATGTCGTAAAAGagttcttcttgttcttgatgatgtaCATGAAGTGAAACAATTAAGAATGTTAGCAGGGGAGCGTAATTGGTTTGGTCCGGGTAGTAGAATTATCATAACAACAAGAGATGCACATGTGCTTAAAGCACATCGAGTAAATGAAATATATGAAGTTAAAGGATTGAATGATGAAGATGCTCTTCAACTTCTTTGCTTGAAAGCTTTGGAAAAAGAGCATGACCTTGATGATTATATAGAGTTGTCTAACCATTTTTTGAATTATGCTAGTGGCCTTCCTTTATCACTTGAGGTTTTGGGTTcctttttgtgtggaaaaagtACTGTTGAATGGAAAAATGCATTAGAGAGACTCCAAAAATTTCCTAACGAATCAATTCTCCAAGTACTTGAAATAAGTTTTAATGGACTCCAAAAATCACAGAAGGAAATATTCTTGCATATTGCATGCTTTTTTAATAATCAGAGGAAAGATTATGTATTAGAAATACTAGATATTCTAGGCCTTTACCCTATTATTGGATTGAAGGAACTCACTGATAAGTCTCTCTTGAAAATTATGGATAATGATGTAGTGTGGATGCATGATTTACTTGAAGAAATGGGCAAGAACATAGTTTGTCAAGAGTGCCTTGATTATCCTGGGAAGCGTAGTAGACTATGGGATTATGAGGACATTAAcgaagtgttaaaaaaaaataaggtaaGAAGTTATTTAGAAAATTTGAGCTCATTCCCTATCTTCATGTTTAACAAATTTGGAAGTTGA